TGTATTTGAATGTCAAAGTATCTTTTATCTTTTCACCtagaatgtttgaaagttctctatttcattcaatattatttttcccttaaaGAATTATACTTTTTGTTGGGTAGGTAattctttttttgggggagggggcactGGGTAGGTAATACTTGTTTAAAAATCCTAGTTTTTTGCCATTCagaatatcttatttaaaaacctcttttcttttaacaTAATAGTTGTTAAATTTCACATGGTTCTACGAATGTTTACATGGTTTGTTTCTGACTGTTTGAAATAATTCTCTTTAACCTATgaattctagaatttggctatactaTTCTAGGAATCTTCACTTTCATCTAATGAAAAACAgactctttccatttctattttaccatatGGTTCTAGGATATTGCAAGatttttcaataataatttcttcatatatgatgtctaaattattctttttatcgtggctttcaggtagtccaacaattcttaaattatttctctttgttctATTTTCCATGCCATTTCTTATTCAGATGAGGGCCATTCTTTAAGTTCCTTAAATGTTACTTAATTTTTTTGATGTCTTGTTCAGTCATTAGCTTTCAGATGCAAAATTCTAGTTTTTTAGATATGTCACTCTTTATTAAGCTTTTtgactctttttccatttggttaattctcctttttaaaaagtcacatcatcatttcatttttgttcctctttttccatttgattaaTTTTGTTTCTCATGGAGTTATTTTTCAGGAAATTTTTGTGAATCCTAATGagctatttatttgtttttcatactACCCCCTTAGCTTGGCTCTCTTTGCTTTTCCCAAGTGTCCACTTCCATTGTAAGTTGattcttaaaacattttcttaatttcttctgcaatttttttgtcttttgtcaaattcagtttctttatttgatgCATGGCATGGATCTGTCTCATTATTGTtttaagtttatttcttttttttttttttataaaaacccttaccttccgtcttgaagtcaatactgtgtattggctccaaggcagaagagtggtaagggctaggcaatgggggtcaagtgacttgcccagggtcatacagctaggaagtggctgaggccgaatttgaaccgaggacctcccgtctctaggcctggttctcaatccactgagctacccagctgcccccttaagtttatttattaattgcctgtCACAATTGTTTTTTTGTGGACAGTTGTGTTTCCTCTTAATTATTCTAGGGTATGTGTTCATTCTGAGTTTAGTGTTAAAGTGGGTCTCTGTTCCTGTCTTGCAGAGAGGAAGGTGTTTATATACCAAACTTCaagcatgttttgtttttttaactactCTTTTAAGTGCGGTTTCTGTAGGTTTGAAAGTTTTCAGGGCTTACAATGTATGATCTGAATAGAAATGTGATCACTACATTGCTGATCTATGCTGGGGTCCTTAACCAGGAAGGATTCCTGATCTTTTGGGATTGCAATTGATACAGCTGTTCAAGAAGTCTTATCCCTTGAAACCAGTAGTGATATTGCTCCTCAGGAACCTGCTAATTCATgctattttattcttctttatcaAATGATTGATAATATTTTGGAACTATACACACCACTGTGATGACATTaacagaaaaattatttcaattccaTTGAACCTTTTACAGCATACTTTGCTTCCTTGTTTGATAATGATCAATAATATCACGATAAAGATTAGTCAGAGTCAAGGTTCTTGATATTCAAtttcaataaaaatggcaattataATGCATAAGTCAGTAGGcaatatataatgtaatacaaaaatctctgacataaaattatgatgatttaaatttaattaacatttatattgaTTTTGAAAAGTTGGTAATTATTTAATTCATCTATAAAACTAAAAGATCATACTCGATTATTTTGTGGGGAAGAATGCAcccaaattttcatttattatttcaaattcCTCTTCCAATGCAgatattctattatattccaAGATATTTTCCTTGCTGGAGAACATTAAATTGGCACTATAATACATTTTCCTGAATCTAATTTTTGCCACTTCACAGAAATTTGGGATTGAATGTACATGAACAATCATTAAAATAGTAGAGCTTCAAGCAACTGGGAGTCCTTGGCAAGGAGGATTTGAACTAGAACATGAAACAGAGTATCTGGCTTACACATTTTACTCAAGTACTGGATATGTGTCAGTAGATAGActaaattttcttctatgtctTCATTTGCTATTCtgaaacttgaaaaaatataGTGATTTCTATTTGTTTAACTCTGAGGATGTTCCAGGTCTAGCACTGTAGAGCCCATTTAATAATGCCTCTACCAATTCTAAAATCACATtgcttttaatgtttttcttgaTGTTCCTTTATGGCCGTCACCCTTTTTTTGGACCAAATATATCCCATCACTGTGATAACATTAATAAAATGATGGTTTCAATTCTATTGCCCTTTTCACTGCATCTTTGACCTCCTTGTTTCTTAGACTATAAATAAATGGGTTTAACATTGGGATTACCATGGTATAAAATACAGAAACAACTTTCTCCTGTTCCATAGAATACTGAGAACTTGGTTGAATGTAGCTAAAGCTTACAGACCCATAGAACAATGTCACAGCTGTCAGATGGGACACACAAGTGGAGAAGGCTTTACGTGTACCAGCTGCTGAGCGGATTTTGAGGATGGCAACAACAATGAAGATATAAGAGATGATCACTGTTAAGAAAGTCATTATAGCAATTACACCTGAGAATATCAGGAGCAACAACTCATTTCCAGAAGTGTCAGAGCAGGAAAGCTCCAACAGTGCAGGGACATCACAGAAGAAATGGCTGATTACATTTGGCCCACAGAAGGACAATCTGACTAAGCCAATTGTATGGGTCAATGAGTTAATTATTCCTCCTATACATGATCCAATGACCAGGATGGCACACACTTTTTTAGTCATGACCACCATGTAAAGAAGTGGATTAGCAATAGCCATATACCGGTCAAATGCCATCACTGCAAGGAAAAATCCCTCAGTGGTAATAAGTTctgcaaaaacaaaatattgtaatATACAAGCAGCAAATGATATAGTTGCCTTCTCCTCAAAGAAATTCAGAAGCATTTCAGGTCCAAAGACAAAACAGTAACAAGCATCAACAAATGAGaggcaactgagaaaaaaatacatGGGAGTGTGAAGTTTAGGGGAGATTCGAATTAATACAATCATACCCAAATTTCCcaccaaagaaatgaaatatattagcaggaaaagaataaagagagGCACTTTCAATTCTGCATGATCTGTCAATCCTAAAAGGAGGAACTCTTTGACCACTGTGGAATTTTCTATGGCCATTCATTTGGTTTTTCATAACAATTACtgcaagaaagaaaacaagaatggAATTAatctggaaatacaaaaaagaaaaagaagttcagTAAAGACATCAAGATGGAATcagtatataaaaatgtttttcattgaaAAATGTCTGAAGTTTTAGAGCAACATATTGTCTTAGATAATAtatcttgaatataaagaagaaaaggacctcagaaaccCTCTAGTCCAATTTTCCCCCATTCAATCTCttagagatgataaaattgaAGAACAACTAGGAGATATTAAAGAATATTGAGGTAATTAGGCTGGAAAATTTCTACAAAGTGTTCCAATTTTACATCCTCTGATTTTGACTTCCTGAAAGATTTATATTGTTTGAATGAGTTATTTTAAGTTCACCATTAGTTATCCTTCAGGTATACCATAATGcttcttaaaagagaaatttattagcaTAATAGGGGTGTTGCATTTGTTTTTGGAACTGCAAAGTATCATCAAATCCTATCCATTTATAGAAGAGATGTAATTTGTTTTATGTTGCACACATAATATGCCACAATGAATATAGGAATTTGATCCTAGTACTTCTGTATAGGATAATCTAGATTTCATGTAAAGATTCCTACTAGAAATATCCAGAAGTGTAATATCTATGACTATAAGTAATAACCTCTCCTTTTGTGAGGGTTTCCTACAAAATGACTTTTTCATAGGAATGATAGAGAGGGAATATCAGTTCAGAAATTGTTTAAACTAGTTAGTTTCTGAAATGTATTTAAGCTCTAATATTCTTTGACAAAAAGCTTACAAAAagttataaattttacttatgtttatatacatatttgcataAGTCTACACATAtacattcacatatatgtatggattacaaagcactttagaaaaataaatgtcgTTCCATTCCTCTTAACAACTTTGGGTGATAGATTTCATTaccatccctattttataggtgagaaaactagGATAGAAAGGGATTAAATAACTAGCCTAGGGTCATACTAATAATaattgtctgagactagattggaACTCAGACTTAGTTGCCTCAGAGTAATAAATTTACTTTACTATGCTATATTTTCTGACCAGATATCCTGAGGTTACCTTGTTTGAGTTTTGATAACCATCGAGGGCATAGTTTCTCATATTGTTCATTAGTCAAGTTTTGAGTGCTTCCAAGACTCTCATTACTACTCTACTGTGTAGGTTATGGTATCTATGGTTCTAGAAAAGGAatataaagacatttttctttcaACTACTTCTTCCTTTAAGGGATGAATGAAACTCTCATCTGAGATGCCAAACATGGAAAGAGTCTCCCCACTCAATCTGAATCTGAAAACAGAATAATGAAGATGGAAAGTACCTTGGAATATTGAATACCAGttgtagaaggggaaaaaatacattGGAATTTAGAACACAGGAAGGTGATATCAAGGTGATAAAGACTTTAGACATCAATTGAAGATTCtcagtttaaaaataaaggaactgaggcttagagaagagAGATATTTGCTCATAGACCATAGTGGGTAAACTGGGTCTCATTTCtctgttctcttatttctctctcctgTGTCTTTCTTCTATATCATTTAGgtgggagaaaataaaaataattgagatAGGTAGAACATAAGGTGACTATAAGCTGAGGAAGAACTTTAAGTTAGTCTAAGAGTTCATTTAATCAcctaattttgtcattttccccctACAAATCAACACTTTAGCCAGAGAAAAGTATTTGATAGATTCTCTTTTTTGGGGAGTCCTGATGTATGATTATCCTTTGAGTGTGTAGTAAAGAACAATTAAAGAATCACAATGAGTTATAATTAAAGGCAATGAAGAAGTTACACCATCAAAGATATCTCTGATGatttttacaatataaatatgaaatagccATCCATAATTGGAGTAAAGATTTTCAAGAAAGGGGAATATGAATTTCCCCCTCAAGCAATTAACTCCAAAATCGTAACTCTAGTTGTTAGGGAGGATTACTTTTTCCTTATTGAGAGCCCAAATTTATCTCTTCCTACTTCTTCTAATCCTAATCTCAAATTTCAACATGAATATGTCTAACATTTCTTTCAAATGACTACCTTTTTACAGTTGAAGCAGCTAACATATATGATAATGAATGGTATATGTATTTTTTCAACTAAATATGTAGTATTGACTTGAATATATAACGTATGAATTATTTTCTAATCtataatttttcatataatgTGTAGAATAAATGATACTGATTCTCTTCATCATCATAGTCAATCTTTGCATTGGCTTAGTTTTATTAGGATCATTCCTAAAACCACATGCCCCTAAAAGTTCACAAAGAACCAGAGCAAATTGGCTGACATATTCCTCTGTTGACTGTATTGACTTTGCCATTCCTTATTTTTCCAACTCTTCAGGGTTTTCGTACTCTTTTACCTAAGAAACTTCTCTATgtttgcttcatattttccttgtgAAATTTATATATTCACCCAGAGTATCAAACATACATTTCCATTGGatttagttgatttagaataaataaaaaattacttttaaacctttttgattctgactaaatcttaattttataagtgaattctcTCACACTCATTTACATCATCTGAAAATTTTATCTTTAGGCTATCATTGGGTTGCAATGAGAATCTGTTAGCATTATCAATTAGCTCATGAACTTGAAATGATCATTGGAATACTATTTTAGGCAATTCTTTCAATagttacattaaattaataatgattttaaaagattgagCATTCAATGAAGTCTATAGCTATAGCAACATTTTTCTAGTCTTTCTAATTTTATTCACAGggctattataaaatattttgtcaaatgtaAAAATCGGGGAGTTGGGCTCTGCCCCTTTATAATTTTCTGGTATTGTATTAAACTAATTTTATGGTGATCTAAGTACTATATCGATCAAATTCAATATTTCACCAAAATTTCCTTATGGTTGCAAAGGTATATTATACAGAGATgatctaatgaaaaaaaggaaaacaaagccaGTATAGAGAAGAAGCAGGCCTGAATTTATCTATTCCTTATATCCAAGACAAAGCCAGCTAAATAGATTGAGTTATTACACTGATTTTATAGATTATGATATTGAGGGTTAAGGGTtgtaatttgtttcctttcataCATTTAGGAATGCAATACCATATTTCTGATGCCCATTTCTTGAACTGAAAACTTTCAGttaattattctttttcctaTCCAATAattccctttatttattttaaaaccttaccttccaccttagaatcaatactgtgtagacagaagaatggtaagggctagacaatggaggttaagtgacttgttcaggatcacatagctgggaagtgtctgaagccagatttgaacatagcacctcccatctgtaggtctggttcttaattcactgagctacccagctgcctcctccaataaTTCCCTTTAACATATGTCAGTTCCAACTAATGAGTTAGTTTGGAACCTTATTATTAAGCCAAAAGGGATTTCttgatcatttaaaaacaaaaaaaaaaagaaataatttttaaaattgtctttctCTGGTTTTTTCCTTATACTTTTCTTGTATCTTTTCATCTTCCCATTTCTGTATCTGTCCTTTAAGTCAAAACTCAACACAAACCGATTTACCTTGAGTATCAACAGTAGCATCATAAATAACCTTTATAAAGCCCCTGAAAACATATGTATTGTTATATAtctgttattacatataattattacTCACAGAAATCCTGTGAATTAGTTAATAATAGGATTTtctagacaaggaaattgagacatAAAGAACTAATTTGGTAATTGTTACAGTTCAATCATCTTTTTAGTTTAAAAGCCATCCTCTAAGTATAAAACGCTGAAGATAAATGGccacattttttctcattatgttAAGACATTTTATTCATGTAGTTCAAAATGTGGAAATGTTcatagtaattaaaaaataaaaggaaatttcatGAAATTCATTTCACTTACCAAATAGGTTGAAATTTTAGCTTATTGAAATTAGTCACCTAACTCTCATAGCTGCTTACTCTGATACACCAAACTAGTAGTATATGACTTAAAATGTTTCATTACTTTGTATTTCAAACATAGACTAAACTGAGGTTTTAGGAAGTAGAACCAAAAGTTGTTATCATATCAGATAGTCATAAAAATGCCAAAATAAAGTCACAAGACTAGGAAAATGTTCGATATTGAAGTAGAAAACCATTCTTTCCTTTAATATTTGTTGACACCAGAGAacgttttatatttttttcttacacTCGGGGGCATATTCCCTGGAGGTCATGCAAAGTTTAACCATTTACAATATTAATTTGAGGACCTTGGGGAATACAACAAAATCATAGTCAACACATTTCTGTTAATTGAGCAGTTCTGTATTCAGAGAGCTGCAAATTTAGGAGATGAGCATATATGTAATAGAGGAGAGGATAGAGAGCAGTGTGGGAGATATTCATTAATCTTACTTTGAGTTAATATAAAAAAGTTCTATTTCAGTTGATTTCTGAATATTGATAATCTAAGGAGTAAATAAACCTTAGTGTGTCGCCACCTCAGTTTAGAAAAATGGACTTTGAGACTGCAAGTCTAGAAAGCAAATTGAATATGCTTAATTTTTCTCCTCTAAAAGCAAAGCAACAAAAGTATCTTGGGGAGAATTATgaagtatcatattttaaaatattcaaagataGTTAATATTTCATAGAAATAATGATTTTTCAACATTTCCTTTCTCGAGAAGGTCTTCTTTATATGAAATAGTAATGTAATAAGTTTGGctggtgctttttttttaactccatgACACAAATCAAACGACTCATCTTTTTCTTCATATAAAGAACTAGAACATTACGATTTAGAAATGAAGTGATCACAAAATTCATTTTCACAGTTTAAATGATTAGGGAAAACCCTCAAACATAGCAAGTGACTCAATCCAGATCTTTTGCCCTCTAATCAAGTGATCCTTTCTCTAATACTGAAAGGATTCTAAATAGCAATACTTTAGTCCTAGATGCCACAAAAACAATCATTGTTTCTTGTCTATGGGAGATTGGCTGAAGTTACTTAGTTGCAGTGAAGACTCAATTTAACAGAACGGAGTAAGAATATTGGATTTCTATAGGACCATGGAAGTAGGAATGTGCAGCAGTTTGATACTGAATCAAATAGAATAAGGAACATTGTGTCAGAAAAAACATTTGTGTCAAATCTGACCTTGGTTTCTTAATAGCTGTCACTAATTtatatttccctcagttttctattttgttttaaggGTTTGTTGATAATACTTGTATCACAACATTTTTTCTGGATCAAAAGAGATGATTTGTATGTGCTTTACAAAATTTAATGTTTTACAAAGTggtcttttattattgttattattaattttattcaaaTGTAGATATAGAATGCCAAATTTGCAACAAACTTTGTACAAATGAATATTAATTGAGAGTATGTCAATGGTGGAGTTGAGGCTGAcaaagaatgatttaaaatatgtTCTATCAGAGGTGAGAAGAACTTAAAATTTAATATGCCAAAATTACAATGGCTCCCATCAATCCATTATCCCAATAATCTCCAGAAATTCTCCATTcaa
This DNA window, taken from Monodelphis domestica isolate mMonDom1 chromosome 6, mMonDom1.pri, whole genome shotgun sequence, encodes the following:
- the LOC100023001 gene encoding olfactory receptor 1052-like, yielding MAIENSTVVKEFLLLGLTDHAELKVPLFILFLLIYFISLVGNLGMIVLIRISPKLHTPMYFFLSCLSFVDACYCFVFGPEMLLNFFEEKATISFAACILQYFVFAELITTEGFFLAVMAFDRYMAIANPLLYMVVMTKKVCAILVIGSCIGGIINSLTHTIGLVRLSFCGPNVISHFFCDVPALLELSCSDTSGNELLLLIFSGVIAIMTFLTVIISYIFIVVAILKIRSAAGTRKAFSTCVSHLTAVTLFYGSVSFSYIQPSSQYSMEQEKVVSVFYTMVIPMLNPFIYSLRNKEVKDAVKRAIELKPSFY